The sequence CTATGGTGGACTATGAGAAGTTGGAGGAATTAAACAAAGTTGATAATCAGCTTTTTAAAAGTCTAAACAAACAACTACTATATGATTATGTGGAGTTAGGTGATGAAAGGAATATAGAGAAAGAAATAGTAAAGCTAGAACAATACTACAAGGTGACTGGTTATTCGAAAGAACGGATAAGTGCGGAAATGATTGCATCTTTTATTTCGATATTTGACATGATAACAAAAAAATATCCCGATGTAGAAATTATATCTAAAGAAATTTTTGCTACTAATATTAATAAGCAGGCCAATTTACGAGGTATATGTATATATATTCAAGAAGAACTTTCGTCCATTAGTTATTTGTTAAGCGCTTACACAACGATGAAAGGAAACATAATAGATGAAATTAAAAAATATATTAATAATCACTATCATGAGGATATAAGTCTAAAATTAATTGCGGACTTATTTCATTATAATAGTGCATATTTAGGTAAAACTTTTAAGCAACAAACAGGAGAGTTTTTTAATGTTTATTTACATCGAATTAGAATAAAAAATGCTAAAAAGTTAATGAAAAATAAGAGATATAAAATTTATGAAATTTCTGACCTAGTGGGCTACTCAAATAGTGATTATTTTTATAAAAACTTCAGATTGTATGAAGGAATGAGTCCAAAAGAATTTCAAATGCAAAATAATTTAGGGGAGTAATGATAATGAAATCAATTATAGATCGACCGATATATATTATTATGAAGTATGTATATTACTTCCTTGTTACCAATTTCTATTTTGTACTATGTAATAGTCTTTTTTTTCTAGTATTCTATTTAGCGGATTTTACTTTTGAAAATATTCTCTTATTTTTTATAGCCTCCATACCGATGGGGCCTTCTATCACAGCACTTTTCTCTACTATGGGTAAATTGGTTAGGGAAAAGGAGATGAATCCAACTTCTGAATACTTCAAAGCTTATAAAGCTAATTTTTTCATAACAATGAAGTATTGGATGATCCAGTTATCCATTATCTTCATATTGTTAATAGATGTACATTACTCAACTAGTAATGATAA comes from Sporosarcina sp. FSL K6-3457 and encodes:
- a CDS encoding YesL family protein — its product is MKSIIDRPIYIIMKYVYYFLVTNFYFVLCNSLFFLVFYLADFTFENILLFFIASIPMGPSITALFSTMGKLVREKEMNPTSEYFKAYKANFFITMKYWMIQLSIIFILLIDVHYSTSNDNILSPFFLILLLICLFIMLYAFPIISRFEVKIKSLFIISIYSNFKFLKASLVNITSLIAFAIISINFPSISSLFSISLLVYFIMYNLREPLERLKVELSENGANVA